The genomic DNA ATCAAAGCTCAGGTAACAGCTAAAATGACAGCCTCTGTGAACTCTGTGAGCCGGCAGGATGCGAGTCGTGTTTCTGAAACGTGAGGCTGAACACACGGCGAGCCTCAGACGTCACGTGCTTCATCACTCGCAGCTCGCTGAGCGGTCTCTTACCCAGGTGGCAGCGCAGCCGGACGTTCGTTGGACCGTAATGCTCGGTGATCAGAGCTCCGGGCGTCAGCACAGAGAAGCAGGCGTTTCCGAACACGTTGTTGGCGATGAAGGTGCGCAGCTGGCCCAGCACCCTCCAGGCCCGGGGACACCTCCTGACGTTGAGGACCAGCGGGGTGCCTTGGTTGACCAGGTAGTAGGTCCACCACTGCCCACGTGGAGTGCTGTTGGCCTTCCAGCCCGGCGGGAGGGAGGAGCCGCCGCGGGCCGGGGGCTGGTGGTAGATGCTCTCGAACTCGGCCAGGAGGGCGGGGAagctctgctccagcagctccacgtCGTGCCTCTGCACCTCCCTGGAGAAGAACGGGGCCGACGGGAGGTCCGGCAGGAAGAAGACCTCCGGCCGCTGGATGGTCGGTCGGCTGTTCAGGTAGCGGCCTTGATCTCGGACTCCTTTGTGCACCCTGCCCATACCTGACCAGGTGTAGCGCTTGGCGTAATCCTGCAGGCTGTGGTAGAGCCTCTGGTTCAGACTCTCTCCGGCGCTGGTGCAGCGGAAGCACTCTGACGACTGGCAGAAAGCGAAGCCGTTCTGCTCCTCCAGCATGGCTCCGTGCTTCCCCTTCCCCCTGCCGCGGCAGTCTGAGCTCATGAAGCCCCCCACCACCCCTCCGATCCGGCCGGGCCCGGCCAGATAGCGCCCGcgcagggggctggagccgtGCTCCCGGCCCACCCTGTAGCAATACcacatgaacagcagcagcacgcaCATGGCTATGGCGAAGGCGCAGATCTCACACTCCCGGATGGACTGCATCCCTCCGGCCACCATCTCCCTCACGCTCTCCAGCGACCACTCCATGCCGGCTCGCCTCCGGATCGCTGAATCTGACGGAAAAGAAGTGCTGACGGAAGAGCGGTTAACACGTCTTTGCTTGATGGTGATTGAAAGGGGCCG from Chaetodon trifascialis isolate fChaTrf1 chromosome 6, fChaTrf1.hap1, whole genome shotgun sequence includes the following:
- the asphd2 gene encoding aspartate beta-hydroxylase domain-containing protein 2 encodes the protein MEWSLESVREMVAGGMQSIRECEICAFAIAMCVLLLFMWYCYRVGREHGSSPLRGRYLAGPGRIGGVVGGFMSSDCRGRGKGKHGAMLEEQNGFAFCQSSECFRCTSAGESLNQRLYHSLQDYAKRYTWSGMGRVHKGVRDQGRYLNSRPTIQRPEVFFLPDLPSAPFFSREVQRHDVELLEQSFPALLAEFESIYHQPPARGGSSLPPGWKANSTPRGQWWTYYLVNQGTPLVLNVRRCPRAWRVLGQLRTFIANNVFGNACFSVLTPGALITEHYGPTNVRLRCHLGLRVPPSCELVVGGEPQCWSEGSCLLFDDSFLHRAFHEGGAEDGPRVVFMVDLWHPNVAAAERQALDYIFTPGRLEDKEGK